One window from the genome of Thermoanaerobaculales bacterium encodes:
- the fabD gene encoding ACP S-malonyltransferase, whose product MRLAALFPGQGSQAVGMGRDLAERWAAAREVFAAADRTLGVALSKLCWQGPEEALRLTENTQPALLAHSIAAWRVLAAAGIRVGAVAGHSLGEYSAVVAAGGLGLDDALRTVRLRGRLMQQAVPVGAGAMAAVIGIDDELVVAACAEATAAGGGVVAAANFNAPGQVVIAGDAAAVGRAAALCSARGARRTLPLPVSAPFHSPLMAPAREGLEPALRGVALAPLEVPVYRNVDAVPVASPEEVRDGLIRQVDAPVLWRATVERMRADGFDTFLEVGTGNVLSGLVRRIDRDARCLAAGTVESIEAAIAELVG is encoded by the coding sequence ATGAGGCTCGCCGCGCTGTTTCCGGGCCAGGGGTCGCAGGCGGTCGGGATGGGCCGTGACCTCGCCGAGCGCTGGGCGGCGGCGCGCGAGGTCTTCGCCGCGGCCGACCGGACGCTCGGCGTGGCGCTGTCAAAGCTGTGCTGGCAGGGCCCGGAGGAGGCGCTGCGGCTGACCGAGAACACCCAGCCGGCGCTGCTCGCCCACTCGATCGCCGCGTGGCGGGTGCTGGCGGCGGCCGGGATCCGGGTCGGCGCGGTGGCCGGCCACAGCCTCGGCGAGTACTCGGCGGTGGTCGCGGCCGGCGGGCTCGGCCTCGACGATGCCCTGCGCACGGTGCGGCTGCGCGGCCGCCTCATGCAGCAGGCGGTGCCGGTCGGCGCCGGCGCGATGGCGGCGGTGATCGGCATCGATGACGAGCTGGTCGTCGCGGCCTGCGCCGAGGCCACCGCCGCCGGCGGGGGCGTGGTGGCCGCGGCCAACTTCAACGCCCCCGGCCAGGTGGTGATCGCCGGCGACGCCGCGGCGGTCGGGCGCGCGGCGGCGCTGTGCTCCGCGCGCGGCGCGCGGCGCACGCTGCCGCTGCCGGTGTCGGCGCCCTTCCACTCGCCGCTGATGGCGCCCGCCCGGGAGGGGCTCGAGCCGGCGCTGCGCGGGGTCGCGCTGGCGCCGCTCGAGGTGCCGGTCTACCGCAACGTCGATGCCGTCCCGGTGGCCTCCCCGGAGGAGGTGCGGGACGGGCTGATTCGCCAGGTCGACGCGCCGGTGCTGTGGCGGGCGACCGTCGAGCGGATGCGGGCGGACGGCTTCGACACCTTCCTCGAGGTCGGCACCGGCAACGTGCTGTCGGGCCTGGTGCGGCGCATCGACCGCGACGCGAGGTGCCTGGCGGCGGGGACCGTGGAGTCGATCGAGGCGGCGATCGCGGAGCTGGTCGGCTGA
- the fabG gene encoding 3-oxoacyl-[acyl-carrier-protein] reductase, translating to MAELQGQVAVVTGAARGIGRAIAERLARDGARVVCSDVVDPVETVGAIVAAGGAAEGVVSDVSDGAAAAAVVTAIHERHGRLDILVNNAGITRDALLIRLKPEDWRAVLGINLDGAFNLTQPAARIMIKQRSGRIVNIASVVGLMGNAGQANYAASKAGLIGFTKALARELGPRNVTVNAIAPGYIRTPMTEALTDAQRAALLAAVAIPRLGEPADVAAAVAFLCSPGAAYITGVVLNVSGGLYM from the coding sequence ATGGCAGAGCTTCAGGGCCAGGTGGCGGTGGTGACCGGGGCGGCGCGCGGCATCGGCCGGGCGATCGCCGAGCGGCTGGCGCGGGATGGGGCGAGGGTGGTCTGCAGCGACGTCGTCGACCCGGTCGAGACGGTCGGCGCGATCGTCGCCGCCGGCGGCGCGGCCGAGGGCGTGGTGTCGGACGTCAGCGACGGCGCGGCGGCGGCGGCGGTGGTCACCGCCATCCACGAGCGCCACGGCCGGCTCGACATCCTGGTCAACAACGCCGGCATCACCCGCGACGCTTTGCTGATCCGGTTGAAGCCGGAGGACTGGCGGGCGGTGCTCGGCATCAACCTCGACGGCGCGTTCAACCTCACCCAGCCGGCGGCCCGGATCATGATCAAGCAGCGCTCGGGGCGGATCGTCAACATCGCCTCGGTGGTCGGCCTGATGGGCAACGCCGGCCAGGCCAACTACGCCGCCTCCAAGGCCGGCCTGATCGGCTTCACCAAGGCCCTGGCACGCGAGCTCGGCCCGCGCAACGTGACGGTGAACGCGATCGCCCCCGGCTACATCAGGACCCCGATGACCGAGGCGCTGACCGACGCCCAGCGAGCGGCGCTGCTCGCCGCCGTCGCCATCCCTCGGCTCGGCGAGCCGGCCGACGTGGCCGCGGCGGTGGCCTTCCTGTGCTCGCCCGGCGCGGCCTACATCACCGGCGTCGTGCTCAACGTCTCGGGCGGGCTCTACATGTAG
- a CDS encoding CBS domain-containing protein — protein MNGSMQVRELMSTDLVTLTEDGTLAQAQRCMARGRIRHLPVVRDGKLVGLLTHRDLLAASFSIFAEVDHDEQHRIFATVPVVEAMHRDVVTVPPELPVRDAARILLENKYGCLPVVGPSRELLGIVTEADFLRLTVRLLG, from the coding sequence ATGAACGGCTCGATGCAGGTTCGCGAGCTCATGTCGACCGACCTCGTCACCCTCACCGAGGACGGGACCCTGGCCCAGGCCCAGCGGTGCATGGCGCGCGGCCGGATCCGACACCTGCCGGTGGTGCGCGACGGCAAGCTGGTCGGCCTGCTCACCCACCGGGACCTGCTCGCGGCGTCGTTCTCGATCTTCGCCGAGGTCGACCACGATGAGCAGCACCGGATCTTCGCCACCGTGCCGGTGGTGGAGGCGATGCACCGCGACGTGGTCACCGTCCCGCCGGAGCTGCCGGTGCGCGACGCGGCCCGCATCCTGCTCGAGAACAAGTACGGCTGCCTGCCGGTGGTCGGCCCCTCGCGCGAGCTGCTCGGCATCGTGACCGAGGCCGACTTCCTGCGCCTCACGGTCCGCCTGCTCGGATGA
- a CDS encoding CvpA family protein: MTALDWALAVVWLGIALCGFWKGAARLVLGIGGLVAGLWLAVAVGVDAAALLQGWLGPGWIAAALGRVLPAVACIALCLAAGWGISRTLEAVHLGWLNRLAGALLAGGVGLIVLAVLLGAAARTSPSLRELSGRSLLAPRLLAVWGQSADAQAEAAGVNEAPQAGTNGSSGR, translated from the coding sequence ATGACGGCCCTCGACTGGGCGCTGGCTGTGGTCTGGCTCGGGATCGCGCTGTGCGGCTTCTGGAAGGGCGCGGCGCGGCTCGTGCTCGGCATCGGCGGGCTGGTGGCTGGGCTGTGGCTCGCGGTTGCGGTCGGCGTCGACGCCGCAGCGCTGCTCCAGGGATGGCTCGGTCCCGGATGGATTGCAGCCGCCCTCGGCAGGGTGCTACCGGCGGTCGCCTGCATCGCCCTCTGCCTGGCTGCCGGCTGGGGGATCTCGAGGACGCTCGAGGCAGTCCACCTGGGCTGGCTCAACCGCCTCGCCGGGGCACTGCTGGCCGGCGGCGTCGGGCTGATCGTGCTGGCGGTGCTGCTCGGGGCTGCCGCGCGGACGTCGCCGTCGCTGCGCGAGCTCAGCGGGCGCTCGCTGCTCGCGCCGCGGCTGCTCGCGGTGTGGGGGCAGTCGGCCGACGCTCAGGCCGAGGCAGCCGGCGTCAACGAGGCGCCGCAGGCGGGCACGAACGGCTCGAGCGGGCGGTAG
- the rho gene encoding transcription termination factor Rho encodes MDENTTQQNSQEHGEGGRRRRRRPRRRGGIKGPVTGVQGYLWMRDNGSPLMVAAERNFVADRSDPMVPVELVRPLHLESGLLIGGKARGGDRPRLIEIDMVEGLTPEDYRAKAIPFTELISIDPLERFILETEPSIVEPRVAELIAPLGKGQRCLIVSPPKAGKTTLLQQMAHAIAINHPSTTIFVLLVDERPEEVTDWKRSIVLGDVFASSSDQSIESHIQVSEMVFERARRLVEMGVDVVVFMDSLTRMARAYNNAQKGSGRIMSGGIDARTMEKPRRFFGSARNVENGGSLTVVATCLIDTGSRMDEVIFQEFKGTGNMELVLDRKLFDKRIFPCIHIPQSGTRKEEKLYPKEQIEKLYLMRRALSSLSPEAAMELLLQKVREFPTNAQFLASLQLR; translated from the coding sequence ATGGACGAGAACACGACACAGCAGAACTCGCAGGAGCACGGTGAGGGTGGTCGGCGGCGCCGGCGGCGGCCGCGGCGCCGGGGCGGCATCAAGGGCCCGGTGACCGGGGTCCAGGGCTACCTGTGGATGCGCGACAACGGCAGCCCCCTGATGGTGGCGGCGGAGCGCAACTTCGTCGCCGACCGGTCGGACCCGATGGTGCCGGTCGAGCTGGTGCGGCCGTTGCACCTCGAGAGCGGCCTCCTGATCGGAGGCAAGGCGCGCGGCGGCGACCGGCCGCGGCTGATCGAGATCGACATGGTGGAGGGCCTCACCCCCGAGGACTACCGGGCCAAGGCGATCCCCTTCACCGAGCTGATCAGCATCGATCCCCTGGAGCGCTTCATCCTCGAGACCGAGCCCTCGATCGTGGAGCCCCGGGTGGCGGAGCTGATCGCGCCGCTCGGCAAGGGCCAGCGCTGCCTGATCGTCTCGCCGCCCAAGGCCGGCAAGACCACGCTGCTCCAGCAGATGGCCCACGCCATCGCGATCAACCACCCGTCGACCACCATCTTCGTGCTGCTGGTCGACGAGCGGCCCGAGGAGGTCACCGACTGGAAGCGGAGCATCGTCCTCGGCGACGTCTTCGCGTCGTCGTCGGACCAGTCGATCGAGAGCCACATCCAGGTCTCGGAGATGGTCTTCGAGCGCGCCCGCCGGCTGGTCGAGATGGGCGTGGACGTGGTCGTCTTCATGGACTCGCTGACCAGGATGGCGCGGGCCTACAACAACGCCCAGAAGGGCTCGGGCCGGATCATGTCCGGCGGCATCGACGCCCGGACCATGGAGAAGCCGCGCCGCTTCTTCGGCTCGGCCCGCAACGTCGAGAACGGCGGCAGCCTGACCGTGGTCGCGACCTGCCTCATCGACACCGGATCGCGGATGGACGAGGTGATCTTCCAGGAGTTCAAGGGCACCGGCAACATGGAGCTGGTGCTCGACCGCAAGCTCTTCGACAAGCGGATCTTCCCCTGCATCCACATCCCCCAGTCAGGGACCCGCAAGGAGGAGAAGCTGTACCCCAAGGAGCAGATCGAGAAGCTCTACCTGATGCGGCGCGCTCTGTCGTCGCTGTCGCCCGAGGCGGCGATGGAGCTGCTGCTGCAGAAGGTCCGCGAGTTCCCGACCAACGCGCAGTTCCTGGCCTCGCTGCAGCTGCGCTGA
- the coaBC gene encoding bifunctional phosphopantothenoylcysteine decarboxylase/phosphopantothenate--cysteine ligase CoaBC, which yields MDGKRILLVISGGIAAYKSLDLIRRLREQGVAVRCILTEAASHLVTPLSVAALSEERVYQDLFSLTDETEIGHIRLSREADLVVVAPATANILAKMAAGIADDLATTALLAADAPILVAPAMNVVMWEHPATRRNLALLVERGVHVVGPASGELACGETGAGRMAEPADILAAVAALLARSGALAGRRALVTSGPTFEPIDPVRFLGNRSSGRQGHAIAAALATLGADTVLVSGPTALPDPPGVTVRRVETAREMLAACLAELPADVAVCAAAVADWRVASPLEHKLKKAGGRPPALRLVENPDIVAAIAAADARPRLVVGFAAETEDVVGNAAAKRQAKGCDWILANDVAPGSGVLGGDRNTVHLVTAAGVEPWPTLTKDEVARRLAERIAGSLTGQAAGAPR from the coding sequence ATGGACGGCAAACGGATCCTGCTGGTCATCTCGGGCGGCATCGCGGCCTACAAGAGCCTCGACCTGATCCGCCGGCTGCGCGAGCAGGGTGTGGCGGTGCGCTGCATCCTGACCGAGGCCGCCTCCCACCTGGTGACCCCGCTGTCGGTGGCCGCGCTGAGCGAGGAGCGCGTCTACCAGGACCTGTTCTCCCTGACCGACGAGACCGAGATCGGCCACATCCGGCTGTCGCGCGAGGCCGACCTGGTGGTGGTGGCGCCGGCCACTGCCAACATCCTCGCCAAGATGGCGGCCGGCATCGCCGACGACCTGGCCACCACCGCACTGCTCGCCGCCGACGCGCCGATCCTGGTCGCGCCCGCGATGAACGTCGTGATGTGGGAGCACCCCGCCACCCGCCGCAACCTGGCGCTGCTGGTCGAGCGCGGCGTTCACGTGGTCGGGCCGGCGAGCGGCGAGCTGGCGTGCGGCGAGACCGGCGCCGGGCGGATGGCGGAGCCGGCGGACATCCTGGCCGCGGTCGCCGCCCTGCTCGCCCGCAGCGGCGCGCTGGCCGGCCGGCGCGCCCTGGTCACCAGCGGGCCGACCTTCGAGCCGATCGACCCGGTGCGGTTCCTCGGCAACCGCTCCTCGGGCCGGCAGGGGCACGCGATCGCCGCGGCCCTCGCCACGCTCGGCGCCGACACCGTGCTGGTCAGCGGGCCGACCGCCCTGCCCGATCCCCCCGGGGTCACCGTGCGCCGGGTGGAGACCGCGCGCGAGATGCTCGCCGCCTGCCTTGCCGAGCTGCCGGCCGACGTCGCGGTGTGCGCGGCGGCGGTCGCCGACTGGCGGGTTGCCTCACCGCTCGAGCACAAGCTGAAGAAGGCCGGCGGCCGGCCGCCGGCGCTGCGCCTCGTCGAGAACCCGGACATCGTGGCTGCAATCGCGGCCGCCGACGCGCGGCCGCGCCTCGTGGTCGGGTTCGCGGCCGAGACCGAGGACGTGGTCGGCAACGCCGCCGCCAAGCGGCAGGCCAAGGGCTGCGACTGGATCCTCGCCAACGACGTCGCGCCCGGGTCGGGGGTGCTGGGAGGCGACCGCAACACCGTCCACCTGGTGACCGCGGCCGGCGTCGAGCCCTGGCCGACGCTGACCAAGGACGAGGTGGCGCGGCGGCTGGCCGAGCGGATCGCCGGCTCGCTCACCGGCCAGGCCGCCGGGGCGCCGCGGTGA
- a CDS encoding M48 family metalloprotease, with amino-acid sequence MGRLSCALHLPVPAAAVAALLLLGGCSVNPATGQRQLALISEQQEIALGQQGAQSALAQFGHYDDAALQEYVAGVGQRLAAASERPELPWSFTVVDDPVVNAFALPGGPIFVTRGILAHFGSEAELASVIGHEIGHVTARHSVEQMSSAQLANLGLGVAMIASEALRPYAGLAAQGLQLMFLKFSRDDENQADELGLRYVTRADYDPNEMPKMFNTLDRISAAQGDGGRIPVWASTHPNPDRRLERTLERIAALPSNQQTGTVERNGYLRHVDGLVFGDDPRQGYFVGSRFYHPELAFRLDFPDGWRTINTRQYVAAISPEKDAVIMLSMAKAETAAAAAQSFFAEEGIERGSGWRQNFTNFRTVASQQQPNVVRGLVGFLDHGGQVYQLVGYTPEASWATYRPAMEAKLATFRAVTDRRYLDVKPKRVELVELPQRMTLAGFNQRYPSTVDLTALAIANGVDENVMLDKGTLIKRIVGGELPDR; translated from the coding sequence ATGGGTCGGCTTTCCTGTGCGTTGCATCTTCCCGTCCCCGCCGCGGCGGTCGCGGCGCTGCTGCTGCTGGGCGGATGCTCCGTCAACCCGGCGACCGGGCAGCGGCAGCTGGCGCTGATCAGCGAGCAACAGGAGATCGCCCTCGGCCAGCAGGGGGCGCAGAGCGCCCTCGCCCAGTTCGGGCACTACGACGATGCCGCGCTCCAGGAGTACGTGGCGGGCGTCGGCCAGCGCCTCGCCGCGGCGTCGGAGCGGCCCGAACTGCCGTGGTCCTTCACCGTGGTCGACGACCCGGTGGTCAACGCCTTCGCCCTGCCGGGCGGGCCGATCTTCGTCACCCGCGGCATCCTCGCCCACTTCGGCTCCGAGGCCGAGCTGGCCTCGGTGATCGGCCACGAGATCGGCCACGTCACGGCGCGCCACTCGGTGGAGCAGATGAGCAGCGCGCAGCTCGCCAACCTCGGGCTCGGGGTGGCGATGATCGCGAGCGAGGCCCTCCGCCCCTACGCCGGGCTCGCTGCCCAGGGGCTGCAGCTGATGTTCCTCAAGTTCAGCCGGGACGACGAGAACCAGGCCGACGAGCTCGGCCTGCGCTACGTGACCCGCGCCGACTACGACCCCAACGAGATGCCGAAGATGTTCAACACCCTGGACCGGATCAGCGCCGCCCAGGGCGACGGCGGGCGGATCCCGGTGTGGGCCTCGACCCACCCCAACCCGGACCGCCGTCTCGAGCGCACCCTCGAGCGGATCGCGGCGCTGCCGTCCAACCAGCAGACGGGAACGGTGGAGCGCAACGGCTACCTGCGGCACGTCGACGGCCTCGTGTTCGGTGACGACCCCCGCCAGGGCTACTTCGTCGGCAGCCGCTTCTACCACCCCGAGCTCGCCTTCCGGCTCGACTTCCCCGACGGCTGGAGGACCATCAACACCCGCCAGTACGTGGCGGCGATCAGCCCGGAGAAGGATGCCGTCATCATGCTCTCCATGGCCAAGGCCGAGACGGCGGCCGCGGCGGCGCAGAGCTTCTTCGCCGAGGAGGGCATCGAGCGCGGCTCGGGCTGGCGGCAGAACTTCACCAACTTCCGCACCGTGGCCAGCCAGCAGCAGCCCAACGTGGTGCGTGGCCTGGTCGGGTTCCTCGACCACGGCGGCCAGGTCTACCAGCTCGTCGGCTACACTCCCGAGGCGAGCTGGGCGACCTACCGGCCGGCGATGGAGGCGAAGCTCGCGACCTTCCGCGCGGTCACCGACCGCCGCTACCTCGATGTCAAGCCGAAGCGCGTCGAGCTGGTCGAGCTGCCGCAGCGGATGACCCTCGCCGGCTTCAACCAGCGCTACCCGTCGACCGTCGACCTGACCGCGCTGGCGATCGCCAACGGGGTCGACGAGAACGTCATGCTCGACAAGGGCACGCTCATCAAGCGGATCGTCGGCGGCGAGCTGCCCGACAGGTGA
- a CDS encoding substrate-binding domain-containing protein, producing the protein MWAAVLALGAGLACGPGEPENAGTTIGVSLLTRAHVFYRDLEDGLRAGAAEQGYQLLVNAAEWDAGRQISQLEDFTTRGVDAIIVCPVDSNGIGAGIRTANRARIPVFTADIASTAGEVVSHIASDNLAGGRLAGEYLAGRLGGRGRVAIINQPAITSVLDRVQGFREALARHPGIEIVADVDGLGLRDRALQAAADVLQANPQLDGVFGINDDSALGALDAVEDFGREGIVIVGYDATPPARDAILKGRALKADVVQYPFEIGRRTIDTIARHLAGEEVPAVVPVEVGIVDRDRLLEASPEREPATRAAAGAEPGDGAPGPPAP; encoded by the coding sequence ATGTGGGCAGCCGTCCTGGCGCTCGGCGCGGGCCTGGCGTGCGGGCCGGGTGAGCCCGAGAACGCCGGCACGACCATCGGGGTCTCCCTGCTGACCCGCGCCCACGTCTTTTACCGTGACCTCGAGGACGGCCTGCGGGCGGGGGCGGCCGAGCAGGGATACCAGCTGCTGGTCAACGCGGCGGAGTGGGACGCCGGCCGGCAGATCTCGCAGCTGGAGGACTTCACCACCCGGGGGGTCGACGCCATCATCGTCTGTCCGGTCGACTCGAACGGGATCGGCGCGGGTATCCGTACCGCCAATCGGGCGCGGATCCCGGTCTTCACCGCGGACATCGCGTCGACCGCGGGGGAGGTGGTCTCCCACATCGCGTCCGACAACCTCGCCGGCGGCCGGCTCGCCGGCGAGTACCTGGCTGGCCGGCTCGGCGGTCGCGGCAGGGTCGCGATCATCAACCAGCCGGCCATCACCTCGGTCCTCGATCGCGTGCAGGGCTTCCGCGAGGCGCTCGCCCGCCACCCCGGCATCGAGATCGTCGCCGACGTCGACGGGCTCGGCCTGCGCGACCGCGCCCTCCAGGCCGCCGCGGATGTCCTGCAGGCGAACCCGCAGCTCGACGGCGTGTTCGGGATCAACGACGACTCCGCCCTGGGGGCGCTCGATGCGGTGGAGGACTTCGGACGCGAGGGGATCGTGATCGTCGGCTATGACGCGACCCCTCCCGCCCGCGACGCGATCCTCAAGGGACGGGCGCTGAAGGCGGACGTCGTGCAGTACCCCTTCGAGATCGGGAGACGGACCATCGACACCATCGCCCGCCACCTCGCCGGCGAGGAGGTCCCTGCGGTGGTCCCGGTGGAGGTCGGCATCGTCGACCGCGACCGCCTCCTCGAGGCGTCGCCGGAGCGCGAGCCGGCGACTCGAGCGGCCGCCGGAGCGGAGCCCGGAGACGGGGCGCCCGGCCCGCCCGCGCCGTGA
- a CDS encoding sugar ABC transporter ATP-binding protein — protein sequence MTIRPAGPGPSTAAAPGPPLLAMSRVSKSYPGVTALEDVDFELHAGEVHCLVGENGAGKSTLVKLLGGAELPTRGRISVDGAELAMRAPLDALRAGIGVIYQDFKLVPHLSVAENISLGLLPRRARLPVIDWPALRARARRLLAMLGEDLPVDRRVADLSPAQQQLVEIARVLGHDVRIVAMDEPSATLADRELATLFGVVRRLAARRVGVIYISHRLDEVDEIADRVTVLRDGRKVGTYAAASLDRSTLVRHMVGRELADEAPPGDRPAGGVMLRVEGLRRAPAVRDVSFELRRGEVLCIAGLVGSGRTEAARLIFAADRRDAGRIELDGREIDPRSPREAIDLGIGLLTEDRNQQGLIMQLSVRDNILLSGLRSLRRRLAIDWRRADDVSRGFVDSLRIRTPGIHQKVTHLSGGNRQKVVLARWLFTEARLLLFDEPTKGIDVAIKREIHGMLRDLAARGIGVVVISSDLPEVLALGDRIGVMREGRMRAVLDRREATAQRIMELATASDPRTGALA from the coding sequence GTGACCATCCGGCCCGCCGGACCGGGCCCCTCGACCGCCGCCGCGCCGGGGCCGCCGCTCCTCGCGATGTCGCGGGTGTCCAAGTCGTACCCGGGCGTGACCGCCCTCGAGGACGTCGACTTCGAGCTCCACGCCGGCGAGGTGCACTGCCTGGTCGGGGAGAACGGCGCCGGGAAGTCCACCCTGGTCAAGCTGCTCGGTGGGGCCGAGCTGCCGACCCGCGGACGGATCTCGGTCGACGGGGCCGAGCTCGCGATGCGGGCGCCGCTCGACGCGCTGCGCGCCGGCATCGGGGTCATCTATCAGGACTTCAAGCTGGTCCCCCACCTCTCGGTGGCCGAGAACATCTCGCTCGGCCTGCTGCCGCGGCGGGCGCGGCTGCCGGTCATCGACTGGCCGGCGCTGCGCGCGCGGGCGCGCCGGCTGCTGGCCATGCTCGGCGAGGACCTCCCGGTGGACCGCCGCGTCGCCGATCTCAGCCCGGCCCAGCAGCAGCTGGTCGAGATCGCGCGGGTGCTCGGCCACGACGTCCGAATCGTGGCCATGGACGAGCCCTCGGCGACGCTCGCCGACCGGGAGCTGGCGACGCTGTTCGGCGTGGTCCGCAGGCTGGCGGCGCGCCGGGTGGGCGTGATCTACATCTCGCATCGCCTCGACGAGGTCGACGAGATCGCGGACCGGGTGACGGTGCTTCGGGACGGCCGCAAGGTGGGGACGTACGCCGCCGCGTCGCTCGACCGATCGACCCTGGTGCGGCACATGGTGGGCCGGGAGCTCGCCGACGAGGCGCCGCCAGGTGATCGCCCCGCCGGCGGCGTGATGCTCCGGGTCGAGGGGCTTCGCCGGGCGCCGGCGGTCCGCGACGTCAGCTTCGAGCTGCGGCGGGGCGAGGTGCTGTGCATCGCCGGGCTGGTCGGGTCCGGCCGCACCGAGGCGGCGAGGCTGATCTTCGCGGCCGATCGCAGGGACGCCGGCCGGATCGAGCTCGACGGCCGGGAGATCGACCCTCGCAGCCCGCGCGAGGCGATCGACCTGGGCATCGGCCTGCTCACCGAGGACCGCAACCAGCAGGGGCTGATCATGCAGCTGTCGGTGCGCGACAACATCCTGCTGAGCGGGCTGAGGTCGCTCAGGAGGCGCCTCGCGATCGACTGGAGGCGGGCGGACGACGTCAGCCGGGGGTTCGTCGACAGCCTCCGGATCAGGACCCCGGGGATCCACCAGAAGGTCACCCACCTGAGCGGGGGAAACCGGCAGAAGGTGGTGCTCGCCCGCTGGCTGTTCACCGAGGCGAGGCTGCTGCTGTTCGATGAGCCGACGAAGGGGATCGACGTGGCGATCAAGCGCGAGATTCACGGCATGCTGCGCGACCTCGCCGCCCGTGGCATCGGGGTGGTGGTGATCTCGTCCGACCTCCCCGAGGTGCTCGCTCTCGGGGACCGCATCGGCGTCATGCGCGAAGGGAGGATGCGCGCGGTCCTCGACCGGCGGGAGGCGACGGCGCAGCGGATCATGGAGCTCGCGACGGCGAGCGACCCGCGGACCGGGGCGCTGGCATGA
- the rbsC gene encoding ribose ABC transporter permease (functions to transport ribose at high affinity; forms a complex with RbsA2C2B) has translation MSRPSSSRLAAAFTEYGIIVAFVVEVIVFSIASEHFLTIANLTNVTLQTSVLAIIAAGMTFVILTAGIDLSVGSLVAISGVVCALLLKAQAPLPVVIGLGLLGGIAVGLLSGLLSGVVIARFSVTPFIATLAMMTIWRGAAYLLVGGRPVWGLPEAFDFLGSGRLAGIPFPTAVMLCVYAVAWFVLAHTPFGRYVYAVGGNPEAARLAGIRTSRVIVLVYVISGVLAAISGILLASRMSSGQPNAGLMFELEVIAAVVVGGTSLFGGRGGIVGTFVGAMLIGVLRNGLNLVGVGSYVQQVVLGFVILLAVMLDQLRKQS, from the coding sequence ATGAGCAGGCCGTCCTCGAGCCGGCTGGCGGCCGCCTTCACGGAGTACGGCATCATCGTCGCGTTCGTCGTCGAGGTCATCGTCTTCAGCATCGCCTCGGAGCACTTCCTGACCATCGCCAACCTGACCAACGTCACGCTGCAGACCTCGGTGCTGGCCATCATCGCGGCCGGCATGACCTTCGTCATCCTGACCGCCGGCATCGACCTCTCGGTCGGGTCGCTGGTGGCGATCTCGGGCGTGGTCTGCGCGCTGCTTCTCAAGGCGCAGGCCCCGCTGCCGGTCGTCATCGGCCTGGGCCTTCTCGGCGGCATCGCGGTCGGCCTGCTCAGCGGGCTCCTCTCGGGAGTGGTGATCGCGAGGTTCTCGGTGACGCCGTTCATCGCGACGCTCGCCATGATGACGATCTGGCGCGGCGCCGCCTATCTGCTGGTGGGCGGACGGCCGGTGTGGGGCCTGCCCGAGGCCTTCGACTTCCTGGGGAGCGGGCGCCTGGCCGGCATCCCATTCCCGACGGCCGTGATGCTGTGCGTCTACGCCGTCGCCTGGTTCGTGCTCGCCCACACCCCGTTCGGCCGCTACGTGTACGCGGTCGGGGGAAACCCGGAGGCGGCGCGCCTCGCGGGCATCAGGACGTCGCGCGTCATCGTCCTGGTGTACGTCATCTCCGGCGTGCTCGCGGCCATCAGCGGGATCCTCCTCGCGTCGCGCATGAGCAGCGGCCAGCCCAACGCCGGCCTGATGTTCGAGCTCGAGGTGATCGCGGCGGTGGTGGTGGGCGGCACCAGCCTGTTCGGGGGGCGCGGCGGGATCGTCGGCACCTTCGTCGGGGCGATGCTGATCGGCGTGCTCCGCAACGGCCTCAACCTGGTCGGCGTCGGCTCGTACGTCCAGCAGGTGGTGCTCGGCTTCGTGATCCTGCTGGCGGTGATGCTCGACCAGCTCCGCAAGCAGAGCTGA